A stretch of the Actinoalloteichus fjordicus genome encodes the following:
- a CDS encoding SAM-dependent methyltransferase gives MTRQTRTPFPVTLEMPNAARVYDFYLGGSRNFAADREFARHAIRVMPEIRDLCIYNRLLGRSLVHHFIAGGIRQFLDIGSGIPTVGNTHEVAQRLVDDSRVVYVDNEPLTVGQSRLLLAGNDRTMIVEADVRDPELILDAAAASGLLDLSRPVALLMTALLHFIPAADRPTGFLSRYHDALAPGSVFAYTHLTADHRPDEMGRFAKLYHDTPTPVVIRTRAEIEALLSGFTPVGGASDGMSWVHDQDEITGLEHVAALGYLVVGIKG, from the coding sequence ATGACCCGGCAGACGAGAACTCCGTTTCCGGTGACGCTGGAGATGCCCAACGCCGCCCGGGTGTATGACTTCTACCTGGGCGGCAGCCGAAACTTCGCCGCCGACCGGGAGTTCGCTCGCCATGCGATCCGGGTGATGCCCGAGATTCGAGATCTGTGCATCTACAACCGTCTGCTCGGCCGCAGTCTCGTGCATCACTTCATCGCAGGCGGAATCCGACAGTTCCTCGACATCGGCTCCGGTATTCCGACCGTCGGCAACACCCACGAGGTGGCCCAGCGGCTCGTCGACGACAGTCGAGTCGTCTACGTCGACAATGAGCCGCTCACCGTCGGGCAGAGCAGGCTTCTGCTGGCGGGCAACGACCGCACGATGATCGTCGAAGCGGACGTCCGCGATCCGGAGCTCATCCTCGACGCGGCCGCCGCGAGCGGTTTACTGGACCTGAGTCGCCCGGTGGCGCTGCTGATGACGGCCCTGTTGCACTTCATCCCCGCCGCCGACCGCCCGACCGGTTTCCTGTCCCGGTATCACGACGCGCTGGCTCCCGGCAGCGTCTTCGCGTACACCCATCTCACCGCCGACCATCGGCCGGACGAGATGGGTCGATTCGCGAAGCTCTATCACGACACGCCGACTCCGGTGGTGATCAGAACGCGGGCGGAGATCGAGGCGCTGTTGAGCGGATTCACTCCCGTGGGCGGTGCGAGCGACGGCATGTCCTGGGTACACGACCAGGACGAGATCACCGGTCTGGAGCATGTCGCGGCGTTGGGTTATCTGGTAGTCGGCATCAAGGGCTGA
- a CDS encoding putative bifunctional diguanylate cyclase/phosphodiesterase translates to MTDELSTSLVHETRSVDRRSPALAEFAHDWAASVFRTSYVAMTRQDTEDLLSRFAHRLQAALRREPFTPEEGRRIGTALIDAHFTDSTTLENTLRVLGTRLRPCLSPPPHLGEREVGARLTALISALAAGYAAALQDHVLRQQEDLKVSMMLERQRSDAMLQESDARFRTAVEGCATGVATLDITGRVQTANSALEELFGTRASELIGHDIHALIHPEDLPGAGEHLAALSTGLCDKFRSALRFLIDGEQPVWTRVTGSLIRDKQGRPDQLVLFIEDCTQSFLNQEMIRRQLMVDPLTGLANRSVLVSQMETILGSLLPDGRLALCYFGLDGFRLINDGLGYDVGDEVLRKVAGRLAAGVGTTDELVARISADEFVVLIPNTRGTAPVIERVEHLLRSLTEPMQVCSQDVSVSVSVGVVERPAAEVSPLELIRAGDLTLRTAKEEGRAQWALYDPERDQAGHRRSRLAATMPAALRDNEFYLDYQPVVRLCDGRLTSVRAVARWDHVEFGLLSQEDFVGLASDAGQVVAYGRWLLRQACEQAQRWRESLGTTPTVSITLVDRQVRDQDLVRDVRTILAETGLPAASLRLEVPAGAAFADTGEPLDTWSILAELGVRLTVGGLGTMGRMLSRLRLLPVEAVLVSGGPARDPHAGSDAVDQFALRSMVAMFRRLGPAVIASDVDDAAQARRLRTMGCELGYGELFGPPSDPVDIEELVVSGSLVAGTWP, encoded by the coding sequence GTGACCGACGAGCTGAGCACCTCCCTCGTTCACGAGACCAGGTCGGTCGATCGGCGGAGCCCGGCGCTGGCGGAGTTCGCCCACGACTGGGCGGCCTCGGTATTCCGGACCAGCTACGTCGCGATGACCCGTCAGGACACCGAGGACCTGCTGTCGCGCTTCGCCCACCGACTGCAGGCCGCCCTGCGGCGGGAGCCCTTCACCCCGGAGGAGGGCAGGCGGATCGGCACCGCGCTGATCGACGCCCACTTCACCGACTCGACGACCCTGGAGAACACGCTCCGCGTATTGGGCACCCGGCTGCGGCCCTGCCTGAGCCCGCCCCCGCACCTCGGCGAGCGCGAGGTGGGGGCGCGGCTGACCGCGCTGATCAGCGCTCTGGCCGCCGGGTATGCCGCCGCCCTCCAGGATCACGTCCTGCGGCAGCAGGAGGACCTCAAGGTCTCGATGATGCTGGAACGCCAGCGGAGCGACGCCATGCTTCAGGAGAGCGACGCACGCTTCCGGACCGCCGTCGAAGGGTGCGCGACCGGGGTGGCGACGCTCGACATCACGGGGCGGGTCCAGACGGCCAACTCCGCGTTGGAGGAGTTGTTCGGCACCCGCGCGTCGGAGCTGATCGGACACGACATCCACGCCCTGATCCACCCGGAGGATCTGCCCGGTGCAGGCGAGCACCTGGCCGCGCTGAGCACCGGACTGTGCGACAAGTTCCGCTCGGCACTGCGGTTCCTGATCGACGGCGAACAGCCGGTGTGGACTCGGGTCACCGGCTCGTTGATCAGGGACAAGCAAGGGCGGCCAGACCAGCTCGTGCTGTTCATCGAGGACTGCACCCAGTCGTTTCTCAATCAGGAGATGATCCGCAGGCAGCTCATGGTGGACCCGTTGACCGGACTGGCCAACCGATCGGTCCTGGTCTCGCAGATGGAGACCATCCTGGGATCACTGCTGCCCGACGGACGACTGGCACTGTGCTACTTCGGGCTCGACGGCTTCCGGCTGATCAACGACGGACTCGGTTACGACGTCGGCGACGAGGTGCTCCGCAAGGTGGCGGGTCGGCTTGCCGCCGGGGTGGGAACGACCGACGAGCTGGTGGCCAGGATCAGCGCCGACGAATTCGTGGTGCTGATCCCGAACACTCGCGGAACGGCCCCGGTCATCGAACGCGTCGAGCACCTGCTCCGCAGTCTCACCGAGCCGATGCAGGTGTGCTCGCAGGACGTGTCGGTGTCGGTGAGCGTCGGCGTGGTGGAGCGCCCCGCCGCCGAGGTGAGTCCCCTGGAGCTGATCCGGGCGGGCGATCTGACGTTGCGGACAGCCAAAGAGGAGGGCCGTGCGCAGTGGGCGCTCTATGACCCGGAGCGTGACCAGGCCGGACACCGCCGTTCCCGGCTCGCGGCCACGATGCCCGCCGCCCTGCGCGACAACGAGTTCTATCTCGACTATCAGCCGGTGGTGCGGCTGTGCGACGGGCGGCTGACGAGTGTGCGGGCCGTCGCCCGCTGGGATCACGTGGAGTTCGGCCTGTTGTCGCAGGAGGATTTCGTCGGGCTGGCATCCGACGCCGGGCAGGTGGTGGCCTACGGTCGCTGGCTCCTGCGGCAGGCCTGCGAGCAGGCGCAGCGCTGGCGCGAGAGCCTCGGCACCACGCCGACGGTGAGCATCACCCTGGTGGACCGGCAGGTTCGGGATCAGGACCTGGTGCGCGACGTGCGAACCATCCTGGCGGAAACCGGACTGCCTGCGGCGAGTCTCCGGCTGGAGGTGCCCGCCGGAGCCGCCTTCGCGGACACCGGAGAGCCGCTGGACACCTGGTCGATCCTGGCGGAGCTGGGCGTCCGCCTCACCGTCGGCGGGCTCGGCACAATGGGACGGATGCTCTCCCGGCTGCGGCTGCTGCCCGTCGAGGCGGTCCTGGTGTCCGGCGGGCCCGCGCGCGATCCCCATGCGGGGTCCGACGCGGTAGACCAGTTCGCCCTCCGCAGCATGGTCGCGATGTTCCGCAGGCTGGGTCCGGCCGTCATCGCCAGCGACGTCGACGACGCTGCGCAGGCACGCAGGTTGCGGACGATGGGCTGCGAGCTGGGTTACGGGGAGCTCTTCGGTCCGCCGTCAGACCCGGTGGACATCGAGGAGTTGGTCGTCTCGGGTTCGCTGGTGGCAGGCACGTGGCCGTAA
- a CDS encoding PPOX class F420-dependent oxidoreductase encodes MPRQIATTDIVELPQLLEFLRARHQGLLITSRSDGRPQASPVTYGVDEAGRIVVSTYPQRAKSRNLRRSAAASLVALSQDFNGPWVQVDGTAEVLDIPESVEPLVEYFRSVAGEHPDWAEYRQAMVDQGKSLVRITPQRWGPVATGGFPPELAD; translated from the coding sequence ATGCCTCGTCAGATCGCCACCACGGACATCGTCGAACTGCCGCAGCTGCTGGAATTCCTCCGCGCCCGCCATCAGGGCCTGCTCATCACCAGCCGTTCGGACGGTCGTCCCCAGGCGTCGCCGGTGACCTACGGCGTCGACGAGGCGGGGCGGATCGTCGTCTCCACCTACCCGCAGCGAGCCAAATCCCGCAATCTGCGGCGATCGGCCGCCGCGAGCCTGGTGGCGCTGTCGCAGGACTTCAACGGGCCGTGGGTTCAGGTGGACGGCACCGCAGAGGTCCTCGACATCCCGGAGTCGGTGGAGCCGCTCGTCGAGTACTTCCGATCCGTCGCGGGCGAGCATCCGGACTGGGCGGAATACCGACAGGCCATGGTCGATCAGGGCAAGTCGCTGGTCCGCATCACGCCGCAGCGCTGGGGGCCGGTCGCCACCGGCGGGTTCCCGCCGGAGCTGGCGGACTGA
- a CDS encoding DUF4232 domain-containing protein has product MAFTSRTLWLSALTCAALFGVAGCGQESTQNQGEDDSMAATETTDAAPTTEPSETSQAETSPPSESAPATGGDVERPESSRAADEPDRCHAGGLSGSLESLDSAAGNRYANLILTNDGDEPCAIYGYGGLELVDTDGTALPTQLERVADPAPTLVELAPGEHATKLLHWGVVPGEEEEPEGDCGTEPTSIRVIPPDETDSLNVDWELGPVCQDGRIDGSVYVSS; this is encoded by the coding sequence TTGGCTTTCACGAGCAGGACGCTGTGGCTGTCCGCGCTGACCTGTGCCGCACTGTTCGGCGTCGCAGGATGCGGCCAGGAGTCGACCCAGAATCAGGGCGAGGACGACTCGATGGCTGCGACGGAGACGACAGACGCCGCGCCGACCACCGAGCCGTCCGAGACGAGCCAGGCCGAGACGAGTCCCCCGTCCGAGTCCGCCCCGGCGACCGGTGGGGATGTCGAGAGGCCGGAGTCCTCACGGGCGGCCGACGAGCCGGATCGTTGTCACGCAGGCGGTCTCAGCGGCTCCTTGGAGTCCTTGGACTCGGCGGCGGGCAACCGCTACGCGAACCTGATCCTGACCAATGACGGCGATGAACCATGCGCGATCTACGGATACGGCGGTCTCGAACTCGTCGACACGGACGGGACTGCGCTGCCGACGCAGCTCGAACGGGTCGCCGACCCTGCCCCGACGCTCGTCGAGCTGGCGCCGGGGGAACACGCGACCAAGCTGCTGCACTGGGGCGTGGTTCCCGGCGAGGAGGAGGAGCCCGAGGGTGACTGCGGGACGGAGCCGACCAGCATCCGGGTGATCCCGCCCGATGAGACCGACTCGCTGAACGTGGACTGGGAGCTCGGTCCGGTGTGTCAGGACGGCCGGATCGACGGCAGCGTCTACGTGTCGAGCTGA
- a CDS encoding O-methyltransferase has protein sequence MTEPNGDTDFWADRFWAEDELLTALRADIAARAPKIQIQAEAGAALTTLLMAAGARRVLEIGTLFGYSGVWIGRALPADGTLDTLELSPAHAEAAREWFERAGLGSKVTVHVGAALDTLGTLTGPYDAVFIDADKTEYPDYLDRCLPLLRPGGLLIADNLFRRGAVAASTGEGVDERAAAVRVFAERIAGDPRLQSTVLPLGDGLSVSVLRG, from the coding sequence ATGACGGAGCCGAACGGCGACACCGATTTCTGGGCGGACCGATTCTGGGCCGAGGACGAACTGCTGACCGCGCTGCGAGCCGACATCGCGGCCCGCGCGCCGAAGATCCAGATCCAGGCCGAGGCGGGCGCGGCGCTGACCACTCTGCTGATGGCCGCAGGCGCCCGGCGAGTGCTGGAGATCGGCACGCTGTTCGGCTACAGCGGCGTGTGGATCGGCCGGGCGCTGCCTGCGGACGGCACGCTGGACACCCTGGAGCTCTCCCCCGCGCATGCCGAAGCCGCCCGAGAGTGGTTCGAACGGGCCGGGCTCGGCTCGAAGGTCACCGTGCACGTCGGCGCGGCCCTCGACACGCTGGGCACGCTCACCGGCCCGTACGACGCCGTGTTCATCGACGCGGACAAGACCGAGTACCCGGACTACCTCGATCGGTGCCTGCCGCTGCTGCGCCCCGGCGGCCTGCTGATCGCCGACAACCTGTTCCGTCGAGGGGCCGTGGCCGCCTCGACCGGCGAAGGGGTCGACGAGCGGGCGGCCGCCGTACGGGTCTTCGCGGAGCGGATCGCGGGCGACCCCCGGCTCCAGTCCACAGTGCTGCCGCTGGGCGACGGACTCTCGGTGAGCGTCCTCCGGGGATGA
- a CDS encoding helix-turn-helix domain-containing protein: protein MKGRPTIRHRRLCARLHRMRNDTGIEIEQVMAEMGWSRSTARRKENGTTSLSVTEVRALCALYRATAEQEAVLVGIAARLGEPDWWQPYAAGATGAFRDFLELESDASEVRNFEIDVVPGLLQTEGYVRALVESWIPRVPEATAHARISLRLARRQRLLTGPSTLWAIMDEAALRPRIVTGRAWQEQTAALLEFADHPNITLQVLPFSAGPHPAIGSPFAWLGLPAPDPGVVLLDNVAGSVAVEDAAEVQRFRNAFDHLRAMALAPSDTRSFLATALRACP, encoded by the coding sequence ATGAAAGGGCGACCGACGATCCGACACCGGAGACTGTGTGCACGGCTTCACCGGATGCGGAATGACACCGGCATCGAGATCGAGCAGGTCATGGCGGAGATGGGCTGGTCACGCAGCACGGCGCGGCGGAAGGAGAACGGGACGACGTCGTTGAGCGTCACCGAGGTCCGTGCGCTCTGCGCTCTCTACCGGGCCACTGCGGAGCAGGAGGCCGTCCTGGTGGGGATCGCCGCGAGACTCGGCGAGCCCGACTGGTGGCAGCCCTATGCGGCAGGCGCCACGGGCGCCTTCCGGGACTTCCTCGAACTGGAATCGGACGCCAGCGAAGTCCGGAATTTCGAGATCGACGTCGTTCCCGGCCTGTTGCAGACCGAGGGCTACGTCCGGGCGCTGGTGGAGTCGTGGATTCCGCGGGTCCCCGAGGCGACGGCACACGCGAGGATCTCCCTGCGCCTGGCGCGCAGACAGCGCCTCCTGACCGGACCGTCGACCCTCTGGGCAATCATGGACGAGGCGGCGCTGCGCCCGCGCATCGTGACGGGCCGAGCCTGGCAAGAGCAGACGGCGGCCCTGCTGGAGTTCGCCGATCATCCGAACATCACCCTTCAGGTGCTGCCGTTCTCGGCGGGACCGCATCCCGCGATCGGGAGCCCCTTCGCGTGGTTGGGTCTGCCTGCGCCCGACCCCGGCGTGGTCCTGCTGGACAACGTCGCAGGCAGTGTCGCCGTCGAGGACGCCGCGGAGGTGCAACGGTTCCGCAACGCCTTCGACCACCTGCGGGCGATGGCGCTGGCTCCGTCCGACACTCGGTCCTTCCTCGCGACCGCCCTGAGAGCCTGTCCTTGA
- a CDS encoding M14 family zinc carboxypeptidase: MARRVHRQRIGLLLLAAAVSLATTPAAVAVADSAVDQPGVGDQMLLLQVPVGDQSHTALAERLAHEGFEVVGREGDHLVVLGVAEDADELAATGLEPIRTDPAAPAALPLSEGEHPLPDRLGGREYPTFYGGYRTVAGHQRFADDVAAAYPDLVRKVEYGDSWRRQQDWSTGHELTALCITADAADHCALDPDSPRPRFLLLGQIHARELTTSELTWRFITELLDGHRRDAEITTLLAGTEIWVVPQINPDGVTVVEDGIEEVGLGSSSPAWQRKNVDHANNVAECGTGSSWSSNHDGIDLNRNWDTRWGGVGTSPNPCGQTYPGPAGNSEPETDQLATLIESLFPDQRGPGEDDAAPQTTTGTMITLHSTGDLVLFPWGHDAAQQAPNDAGLRSLGFRLSHFNGYTTGQPPEVLYAVTGATDDWTYDTLGIASYTFEIGSSASGCPGFHAAYSCQDMFWDLNRDALLYAAKTARQPYALSLGPTVSEVTSTRALGRWASVHATADDDAYGEVGVDRPAAQDVVAAEVYLDAPPWAGGTPQPIGVQGSGAEVELGGVISIAGLPAGRHPIHVRAQDADGNWGPVTSAWLAGS, encoded by the coding sequence ATGGCCAGACGTGTTCACCGACAACGGATCGGGCTGCTGCTCCTCGCGGCGGCCGTCTCTCTCGCCACCACCCCTGCCGCCGTCGCCGTGGCGGACTCCGCCGTCGACCAGCCGGGGGTCGGGGATCAGATGCTGCTCCTTCAGGTGCCGGTCGGCGACCAGTCGCACACCGCCCTCGCCGAGCGGCTCGCTCACGAGGGCTTCGAGGTGGTCGGGCGCGAGGGCGATCACCTGGTCGTCCTCGGCGTCGCCGAGGACGCCGACGAGCTGGCGGCGACGGGCCTCGAGCCGATTCGGACCGATCCTGCCGCGCCTGCCGCACTGCCGCTTTCGGAGGGCGAGCATCCGCTGCCCGACCGACTTGGCGGCCGGGAGTATCCGACGTTCTACGGCGGCTACCGGACCGTCGCCGGTCATCAGCGGTTCGCCGACGATGTCGCCGCCGCCTATCCGGACCTGGTCCGCAAGGTCGAGTACGGCGACTCGTGGCGGCGACAGCAGGACTGGTCGACGGGCCACGAACTCACCGCGCTGTGCATCACCGCCGACGCGGCCGATCACTGTGCCCTGGACCCGGACTCGCCGAGGCCGAGGTTCCTGCTGCTGGGTCAGATCCACGCGCGAGAACTCACGACCAGCGAGCTCACCTGGCGGTTCATCACCGAGCTCCTCGACGGTCATCGACGGGACGCCGAGATCACCACGCTGCTCGCAGGCACCGAGATCTGGGTGGTCCCGCAGATCAATCCCGACGGCGTCACCGTCGTCGAGGACGGCATCGAGGAGGTCGGCCTCGGGTCGAGCAGCCCGGCCTGGCAGCGCAAGAACGTCGACCACGCCAACAACGTCGCGGAGTGCGGGACGGGCAGCTCCTGGTCGTCCAATCACGACGGCATCGACCTGAATCGCAACTGGGACACCCGCTGGGGCGGCGTCGGCACCAGCCCGAACCCCTGTGGACAGACCTATCCCGGCCCGGCGGGCAACTCCGAACCGGAGACCGACCAGCTCGCCACGCTGATCGAGAGCCTCTTTCCCGACCAGCGTGGTCCCGGCGAGGACGACGCCGCGCCGCAGACCACCACCGGCACCATGATCACCCTGCACTCCACCGGCGATCTGGTGCTCTTCCCCTGGGGGCACGACGCGGCACAGCAGGCGCCCAACGACGCGGGACTGCGGTCGCTGGGCTTCCGGCTCAGCCACTTCAACGGCTACACCACCGGCCAGCCGCCCGAGGTGCTCTACGCGGTCACCGGGGCCACCGACGACTGGACCTACGACACCCTGGGCATCGCCTCCTACACCTTCGAGATCGGCTCCTCGGCCTCGGGATGTCCCGGATTCCACGCGGCCTACTCGTGCCAGGACATGTTCTGGGATCTCAATCGGGACGCGCTGCTGTACGCGGCGAAGACGGCGCGGCAGCCCTACGCGCTCTCGCTGGGGCCGACGGTGTCGGAGGTGACGAGCACGAGGGCGCTGGGCCGGTGGGCCTCGGTCCACGCCACGGCCGACGACGACGCCTACGGGGAGGTCGGCGTCGACCGACCGGCCGCGCAGGACGTGGTGGCCGCCGAGGTCTACCTGGACGCGCCGCCGTGGGCGGGCGGCACTCCGCAGCCCATCGGGGTGCAGGGCTCCGGCGCCGAGGTGGAGCTGGGCGGTGTCATCAGCATCGCCGGGCTGCCCGCCGGGAGGCATCCGATCCACGTCCGAGCCCAGGACGCCGACGGGAACTGGGGCCCGGTCACCTCGGCGTGGCTGGCGGGCTCCTGA
- a CDS encoding FtsK/SpoIIIE domain-containing protein: MNRRDERRRRITESFEEFRLAVARALGVAVRQHTAAQQIHAERIFELWLRDAGIDRALVDPELAVGLRNPALETVVQRATNDRDAHFADWTGTVPGELASLVARSAPGSASEPYPEWLGSPGRRDGSVGDGGVPELWRIGTAVMDSAPVPEPFPVAVPLLDGAHLHITSSPESRVDAENLVETLLLRVLSHFQPGLVQVHVWDVGALTGSLPGLYPLTRAGLLTVHDPARLHDLLDEFAEHIRRIHTSVLVDGRRSIGALHSETGRRPEPWRVAVLFGNRTALREEHQQKLQRIARNGLSCGVQLIIVDLPITVNSAVETLRLHDDQTARCSMTGPHATVYLDPALPRELVPRACNAIADELLTRRSRVSSFDDLLPNEPWTYHSATGLQTPIGYADGDPVYVSLGDASPHALIGGPSGSGKTNFLYAMLGGLAARYSPHELEFYVLDFKEGVSFAQFAPGRRDPSWLPHARLVGVNVNEDREFGVALLRYLSDEMRRRAERAKQHEVTKLEELRAEDPTGRWPRIVAVIDEFQYLFAARDEVTSMAAALLEDVARRGRSQGIHLVLSSQDVSGIEVFWGKPAIFEQFTVRIALPKARRVLTEVNQAAMEIPRRHAVINHDSGVPHGNEVARIPDSTARGTADRLQADLWQRRPPELTEPRLFDGSNTPKLRTLPDFTRLAAPATGSRHVPVALLGQVIDMAGSGAVVPLAASPGRNIAVLGSVQRDASAVLTAAALSLARQHKAGTVRFTVASLVEGSEQAAESLHGELKDLEHRAEIKYLVDARDLIDATADELKARLSDEPPAEDEKKLPHYLLLFGVDSAHPRLEDRDTKKARTGLDSLRLVLKHGPELQTHVIGWWRSTGRLKSALAMGGLEDIGAWVAFDVHGQELGSLAANQVITWSPRPRRGLFFDRFHHSRPQVVIPCDAGERETPGPIPSPDPRSDDD; encoded by the coding sequence GTGAACAGGCGAGACGAGCGACGACGTCGCATCACGGAGTCCTTCGAGGAGTTTCGGCTGGCCGTGGCTCGCGCCCTCGGAGTCGCGGTCCGGCAGCACACCGCCGCTCAGCAGATTCACGCCGAACGCATCTTCGAGCTGTGGCTGCGGGACGCGGGTATCGATCGTGCGCTGGTGGACCCGGAGCTGGCCGTCGGGCTGCGCAATCCGGCGCTGGAGACCGTGGTGCAACGAGCCACGAACGATCGAGACGCGCACTTCGCCGACTGGACGGGCACCGTGCCAGGGGAGCTGGCGAGCCTGGTGGCCCGGTCGGCCCCGGGCTCGGCCTCCGAGCCGTATCCGGAGTGGCTCGGTTCGCCGGGCAGACGCGACGGCAGTGTCGGCGACGGCGGTGTTCCCGAGCTCTGGCGCATCGGCACGGCCGTGATGGACAGCGCCCCGGTCCCGGAGCCGTTCCCGGTCGCAGTGCCGCTCCTGGACGGCGCGCATCTGCACATCACGTCGTCACCGGAGTCCAGAGTCGACGCCGAGAACCTGGTGGAGACGCTGCTGCTGCGCGTGCTCAGCCACTTCCAGCCCGGTCTGGTGCAGGTGCACGTCTGGGACGTCGGCGCGCTCACCGGATCGCTGCCGGGCCTGTACCCGCTGACCAGGGCGGGCCTGCTGACCGTGCACGACCCGGCCCGGCTGCATGACCTGCTCGACGAGTTCGCCGAGCACATCCGGCGCATTCACACCAGCGTGCTCGTCGACGGCAGACGCTCGATCGGGGCGCTGCACTCGGAGACCGGCAGACGCCCGGAGCCGTGGCGGGTCGCGGTGCTCTTCGGCAATCGCACGGCACTGCGCGAGGAGCATCAGCAGAAGCTCCAGCGCATCGCGCGCAACGGGCTCTCCTGCGGTGTGCAGCTCATCATCGTCGACCTGCCGATCACCGTGAACAGCGCCGTGGAGACGCTCCGGCTCCACGACGATCAGACGGCCCGATGCAGCATGACCGGGCCGCATGCCACGGTCTACCTCGATCCGGCGCTGCCGAGGGAACTCGTGCCTCGGGCCTGCAATGCGATCGCCGACGAGCTGCTCACCCGACGCAGCCGGGTCTCCAGCTTCGACGACCTGCTGCCCAACGAGCCGTGGACCTACCACTCCGCCACCGGGCTCCAGACGCCGATCGGCTACGCCGACGGCGACCCGGTGTACGTGTCACTGGGCGACGCCTCGCCGCACGCCCTCATCGGCGGGCCGAGCGGCTCCGGCAAGACGAACTTCCTCTATGCGATGCTCGGCGGGCTCGCCGCGCGGTACTCGCCCCACGAGCTGGAGTTCTACGTCCTGGACTTCAAGGAGGGCGTGTCGTTCGCGCAGTTCGCCCCCGGCCGTCGCGACCCGAGCTGGCTGCCGCACGCGCGGCTGGTGGGGGTGAACGTCAACGAGGATCGCGAGTTCGGCGTGGCCCTGCTGCGCTACCTCTCCGACGAGATGCGACGCAGGGCCGAGCGCGCCAAGCAGCACGAGGTGACCAAGCTGGAGGAGCTGCGCGCCGAGGACCCGACGGGCCGGTGGCCTCGGATCGTCGCGGTGATCGACGAGTTCCAGTATCTGTTCGCCGCCAGAGACGAGGTGACCAGCATGGCCGCCGCCCTGTTGGAGGACGTCGCACGGCGGGGCCGGTCGCAGGGCATCCACCTGGTGCTGTCCAGCCAGGACGTCTCCGGCATCGAGGTGTTCTGGGGCAAGCCCGCGATCTTCGAGCAGTTCACCGTGCGCATCGCGCTCCCGAAGGCGCGCCGGGTGCTCACGGAGGTCAATCAGGCCGCGATGGAGATCCCGCGCAGGCACGCGGTGATCAACCACGACTCCGGCGTCCCGCACGGCAACGAGGTGGCCCGCATCCCGGACTCCACGGCGCGCGGCACCGCCGATCGGCTACAGGCCGATCTGTGGCAGCGCAGGCCCCCGGAGCTGACCGAGCCTCGGCTCTTCGACGGCAGCAACACCCCGAAGCTGCGCACGCTGCCGGACTTCACCCGGTTGGCCGCGCCCGCGACCGGGTCCCGACACGTCCCGGTCGCCCTGCTGGGCCAGGTCATCGACATGGCGGGCAGCGGCGCGGTCGTACCGTTGGCGGCCAGTCCCGGCCGCAACATCGCGGTGCTGGGCTCGGTGCAGCGCGATGCGAGCGCGGTGCTCACCGCGGCGGCGCTGTCCCTGGCCAGGCAGCACAAGGCGGGGACGGTGCGCTTCACGGTGGCGTCGCTGGTGGAGGGCTCGGAGCAGGCGGCGGAGAGCCTGCACGGCGAGCTGAAGGATCTCGAACACCGTGCCGAGATCAAGTATCTCGTGGATGCCAGGGACCTGATCGACGCCACGGCCGACGAGTTGAAGGCCAGACTCTCCGATGAACCGCCCGCCGAAGACGAGAAGAAGCTTCCGCACTACCTGCTGCTGTTCGGCGTCGACTCGGCGCACCCTCGGCTGGAGGATCGCGACACAAAGAAGGCCCGCACCGGTCTGGACAGCCTCCGGCTGGTGCTCAAGCACGGACCGGAACTCCAGACCCATGTGATCGGCTGGTGGCGCAGTACCGGCAGACTCAAGAGCGCACTGGCGATGGGCGGGTTGGAGGACATCGGGGCGTGGGTGGCGTTCGACGTGCACGGGCAGGAGCTCGGCAGCCTGGCCGCGAACCAGGTGATCACCTGGTCGCCTCGGCCTCGACGCGGCCTGTTCTTCGACCGCTTCCATCATTCCCGGCCGCAGGTCGTCATTCCCTGCGACGCGGGCGAACGAGAGACCCCCGGCCCGATCCCCTCGCCCGACCCACGGAGTGACGATGACTGA